The following proteins are encoded in a genomic region of Syngnathus acus chromosome 22, fSynAcu1.2, whole genome shotgun sequence:
- the LOC119116735 gene encoding cyclin-dependent kinase 2-interacting protein isoform X3, whose translation MSRDVTNVKRKCSAVTGSGRKLKDNAADWHNLMLRWEKLNDEGFTIATNIVNARSSSEAAGTSGNLVVGNLALRKECDKLEDVVNKMAAIVTKMERLMTSQRGLVDLEKFQFGAQGRKVPLFHSWNAKEFVSSCGILLQSFTSELRLKRVLLQEVAHNMNSDLSLVYISCWLHQPLVPAHARLALEAVLLETGQRHLPG comes from the exons ATGTCAC GCGACGTTACCAACGTGAAGAGGAAGTGCTCGGCGGTCACAGGGAGTGGACGCAAACTGAAGGACAACGCAGCCGACTGGCACAACTTGATGCTCCGCTGGGAGAAGCTCAACGACGAAGGTTTCACCATCGCAACAAACATCGTCAACGCCAGGAGTAGCAG CGAGGCAGCGGGAACTTCAGGGAATCTTGTGGTGGGGAATTTGGCGCTTCGGAAGGAATGTGACAAACTGGAGGATGTCGTCAACAAAATG GCGGCCATTGTCACCAAGATGGAGCGGCTGATGACATCCCAGCGAGGCCTGGTGGACCTGGAGAAATTTCAGTTCGGGGCCCAAGGAAGGAAAGTTCCGCTCTTCCACAGCTGGAATGCCAAAGAATTTG TGTCCTCGTGCGGCATCCTTCTGCAGTCGTTCACGTCAGAGCTGCGACTCAAGCGCGTCCTCCTCCAGGAAGTGGCTCACAACATGAACTCGGACCTCAGCCTGGTGTACATTTCGTGCTGGCTCCATCAGCCGCTGGTGCCGGCGCATGCCCGCCTAGCGCTGGAGGCGGTCCTGCTGGAGACGGGCCAGCGACACCTTCCCGGTTGA
- the LOC119116735 gene encoding cyclin-dependent kinase 2-interacting protein isoform X1, whose translation MEGKHKTANVTYVHKRDVTNVKRKCSAVTGSGRKLKDNAADWHNLMLRWEKLNDEGFTIATNIVNARSSSEAAGTSGNLVVGNLALRKECDKLEDVVNKMAAIVTKMERLMTSQRGLVDLEKFQFGAQGRKVPLFHSWNAKEFVSSCGILLQSFTSELRLKRVLLQEVAHNMNSDLSLVYISCWLHQPLVPAHARLALEAVLLETGQRHLPG comes from the exons ATGGAAGGTAAACATAAGACCGCAAATGTCACGTATGTGCACAAAC GCGACGTTACCAACGTGAAGAGGAAGTGCTCGGCGGTCACAGGGAGTGGACGCAAACTGAAGGACAACGCAGCCGACTGGCACAACTTGATGCTCCGCTGGGAGAAGCTCAACGACGAAGGTTTCACCATCGCAACAAACATCGTCAACGCCAGGAGTAGCAG CGAGGCAGCGGGAACTTCAGGGAATCTTGTGGTGGGGAATTTGGCGCTTCGGAAGGAATGTGACAAACTGGAGGATGTCGTCAACAAAATG GCGGCCATTGTCACCAAGATGGAGCGGCTGATGACATCCCAGCGAGGCCTGGTGGACCTGGAGAAATTTCAGTTCGGGGCCCAAGGAAGGAAAGTTCCGCTCTTCCACAGCTGGAATGCCAAAGAATTTG TGTCCTCGTGCGGCATCCTTCTGCAGTCGTTCACGTCAGAGCTGCGACTCAAGCGCGTCCTCCTCCAGGAAGTGGCTCACAACATGAACTCGGACCTCAGCCTGGTGTACATTTCGTGCTGGCTCCATCAGCCGCTGGTGCCGGCGCATGCCCGCCTAGCGCTGGAGGCGGTCCTGCTGGAGACGGGCCAGCGACACCTTCCCGGTTGA
- the LOC119116735 gene encoding cyclin-dependent kinase 2-interacting protein isoform X2, translated as MEGKHKTASDVTNVKRKCSAVTGSGRKLKDNAADWHNLMLRWEKLNDEGFTIATNIVNARSSSEAAGTSGNLVVGNLALRKECDKLEDVVNKMAAIVTKMERLMTSQRGLVDLEKFQFGAQGRKVPLFHSWNAKEFVSSCGILLQSFTSELRLKRVLLQEVAHNMNSDLSLVYISCWLHQPLVPAHARLALEAVLLETGQRHLPG; from the exons ATGGAAGGTAAACATAAGACCGCAA GCGACGTTACCAACGTGAAGAGGAAGTGCTCGGCGGTCACAGGGAGTGGACGCAAACTGAAGGACAACGCAGCCGACTGGCACAACTTGATGCTCCGCTGGGAGAAGCTCAACGACGAAGGTTTCACCATCGCAACAAACATCGTCAACGCCAGGAGTAGCAG CGAGGCAGCGGGAACTTCAGGGAATCTTGTGGTGGGGAATTTGGCGCTTCGGAAGGAATGTGACAAACTGGAGGATGTCGTCAACAAAATG GCGGCCATTGTCACCAAGATGGAGCGGCTGATGACATCCCAGCGAGGCCTGGTGGACCTGGAGAAATTTCAGTTCGGGGCCCAAGGAAGGAAAGTTCCGCTCTTCCACAGCTGGAATGCCAAAGAATTTG TGTCCTCGTGCGGCATCCTTCTGCAGTCGTTCACGTCAGAGCTGCGACTCAAGCGCGTCCTCCTCCAGGAAGTGGCTCACAACATGAACTCGGACCTCAGCCTGGTGTACATTTCGTGCTGGCTCCATCAGCCGCTGGTGCCGGCGCATGCCCGCCTAGCGCTGGAGGCGGTCCTGCTGGAGACGGGCCAGCGACACCTTCCCGGTTGA
- the dkc1 gene encoding H/ACA ribonucleoprotein complex subunit DKC1 — protein MADTDVKKKKKAKKTAEDVGEIQQQGDFLIQPESKVPTLDTSQWPLLLKNFDKLNVRTAHYTPLPNGSNPLKRNIQDYIKSGFINLDKPANPSSHEVVAWIRRILRVEKTGHSGTLDPKVTGCLIVCVDRATRLVKSQQSAGKEYVGIVRLHNAIENEHTLARALETLTGALFQRPPLIAAVKRQLRVRTIYESKLVEYDADRRLGIFWVSCEAGTYIRTLCVHLGLLLGVGGQMQELRRVRSGVMGEKDNLVTMHDILDAQWQFDHNKDEAYLRRVIFPLEKLLVSHKRLVMKDSAVNAICYGAKIMLPGVLRYEDGIEINQDIVVITTKGEAICTAVALMTTAVISTCDHGVVAKIKRVIMERDTYPRKWGLGPKASQKKMMIQKGLLDKHGKPNGSTPDAWKTDYVDYCVTAKDVSSKRKREGTESEAEAAPVSEETPKEKKKKKKEKRATMEATEAQNETADIEPKIELESGKKKKKKKVREEASE, from the exons ATGGCGGACACCGACG taaagaagaagaagaaggccaAGAAAACGGCCGAAGATGTTGGG GAAATCCAGCAGCAAGGGGACTTCCTCATCCAGCCGGAAAGCAAAGTGCCCACACTGGACACGTCGCAGTGGCCCCTTCTCCTCAAG AACTTTGACAAGCTGAATGTGCGCACAGCCCACTACACGCCACTTCCCAATGGGAGCAACCCCCTCAAGAGGAACATCCAGGACTACATCAA gTCGGGCTTCATCAACCTGGACAAGCCGGCCAACCCTTCGTCTCACGAGGTGGTGGCATGGATCCGGCGGATCCTGCGCGTGGAAAAGACGGGCCACAGCGGCACCCTAGACCCCAAAGTCACCGGCTGCCTCATTGTGTGCGTGGACCGAGCCACGCGTTTGGTCAAATCCCAGCAGAGTGCCG GCAAAGAGTATGTGGGGATTGTTCGGCTGCACAATGCCATCGAAAACGAGCACACGCTGGCCAGA GCCTTAGAGACGTTGACGGGGGCGCTTTTCCAGCGGCCGCCGCTCATTGCCGCTGTCAAACGCCAGCTGCGAGTGCGGACCATCTATGAGAGTAAACTGGTGGAGTACGACGCCGACAGGAGGCTCG GAATCTTCTGGGTGAGCTGTGAAGCAGGCACGTACATCAGGACGCTGTGTGTCCACCTGGGCCTGCTGCTGGGGGTCGGCGGCCAGATGCAAGAGCTCCGCAGGGTCCGCTCCGGAGTCATGGGAGAGAAG GACAACCTGGTGACCATGCACGACATCCTGGACGCCCAGTGGCAGTTTGACCACAATAAAGATGAGGCGTACCTGCGGCGCGTCATCTTCCCTCTGGAGAAACTTCTGGTGTCGCACAAACGCTTGGTGATGAAGGACAGCGCG GTCAACGCCATCTGCTACGGTGCCAAGATCATGTTGCCGGGTGTGCTGCGCTACGAGGATGGCATTGAGATCAACCAGGACATCGTGGTCATCACCACCAAGGGAGAGGCCATCTGCACGG CTGTGGCCCTGATGACGACGGCAGTCATTTCCACCTGCGACCACGGCGTGGTGGCCAAAATCAAGCGAGTCATCATGGAGCGAGACACTTACCCGCGCAAGTGGGGGCTCGGCCCCAAG GCGAGTCAGAAGAAGATGATGATCCAGAAAGGTCTTCTGGACAAGCACGGAAAGCCCAACGGAAGCACGCCCGACGCCTGGAAGACTGACTATGTGGACTACTG CGTCACCGCCAAGGACGTGTCAAGCAAG AGGAAGAGGGAGGGAACTGAGAGCGAAGCGGAAGCCGCGCCAGTCAGTGAGGAGACGCccaaagagaagaagaagaagaaaaaagagaagCGCGCGACAATGGAGGCCACTGAAGCGCAGAACGAAACGGCGGACATTGAGCCCAAAATTGAG cTTGAAAgtggcaagaaaaagaaaaagaagaaagtcaGAGAGGAAGCTTCTGAGTGA